From one Micromonospora siamensis genomic stretch:
- a CDS encoding hemerythrin domain-containing protein — translation MSTDAIVLLKEDHKEMRRLFKEFGKAEDAPAAQRRKLVGQIIEALTVHTYLENEVMYPEVRKLLPDLEDDILESYEEHHVADLLCAELFAMDASHEHYNAKTTVLIENVLHHVEEEEQEWFPKVRDALGRSQLQEIGERMIARRPDAPRTPTDPKAIKSAKDAVTA, via the coding sequence GTGTCCACCGATGCCATCGTCCTGCTCAAAGAGGACCACAAGGAGATGCGGCGTCTCTTCAAGGAGTTCGGCAAGGCCGAGGACGCTCCGGCGGCGCAGCGGCGGAAGCTGGTCGGCCAGATCATCGAGGCCCTGACGGTGCACACCTACCTGGAGAACGAGGTGATGTACCCCGAGGTCCGCAAGCTGCTGCCGGACCTGGAGGACGACATCCTCGAGTCGTACGAGGAGCACCACGTCGCCGACCTGCTCTGCGCGGAACTGTTCGCCATGGACGCCTCCCACGAGCACTACAACGCCAAGACCACGGTGCTGATCGAGAACGTGCTGCACCACGTCGAGGAGGAGGAGCAGGAGTGGTTCCCGAAGGTGCGCGACGCGCTCGGGCGCAGCCAGCTCCAGGAGATCGGTGAGCGGATGATCGCCCGGCGCCCCGACGCGCCGCGGACCCCCACCGACCCGAAGGCGATCAAGTCGGCGAAGGACGCGGTCACCGCCTGA
- a CDS encoding metallophosphoesterase family protein, which produces MTAEADDGTLWAISDLHVRYAENRAVVESLRPRSPRDWLLVAGDVGDTVADVEWTMGLLARRFARVVWAPGNHELWTPPSDPVPLRGVARYQHLVALCRRLGVLTPEDPYPVWRGAGGPALVAPLFLLYDYSWRPAGLDSREAALAEAYRTGVVCTDEFMLHPEPYADRAQWCAARVEETARRLDQRDPALPTVLVNHFPLVREPTAILRYPIFAQWCGTDATAEWHLRFDATVMVYGHLHIPRTTWHDGVRFEEVSVGYPREWRRRPNPPGRLRQILPVPEEPPAGPKGVFRF; this is translated from the coding sequence ATGACGGCCGAGGCGGACGACGGCACGCTGTGGGCGATCAGCGACCTGCACGTCCGGTACGCCGAGAACCGGGCCGTGGTGGAGTCCCTGCGGCCCCGGTCGCCCCGGGACTGGCTGCTCGTCGCCGGGGACGTCGGCGACACGGTGGCCGACGTCGAGTGGACGATGGGCCTGCTCGCCCGACGGTTCGCCCGGGTGGTCTGGGCACCCGGCAACCACGAGCTGTGGACCCCGCCGAGCGACCCGGTGCCCCTGCGTGGGGTGGCGCGTTACCAGCACCTGGTGGCGCTGTGCCGGCGACTCGGGGTGCTCACCCCGGAGGACCCGTATCCGGTGTGGCGGGGAGCAGGCGGGCCGGCACTGGTCGCGCCACTGTTCCTGCTCTACGACTACAGCTGGCGGCCGGCCGGGCTGGACAGCCGGGAGGCGGCGCTGGCGGAGGCGTACCGCACCGGGGTGGTCTGCACCGACGAGTTCATGCTGCACCCCGAGCCGTACGCCGACCGGGCGCAGTGGTGCGCGGCCCGGGTGGAGGAGACCGCCCGCCGCCTCGACCAGCGGGATCCGGCCCTGCCGACGGTGCTGGTAAACCACTTCCCGCTGGTCCGCGAGCCGACCGCGATCCTGCGCTATCCGATCTTCGCCCAGTGGTGCGGCACCGACGCCACCGCCGAGTGGCACCTGCGGTTCGACGCGACGGTGATGGTCTACGGCCACCTGCACATCCCGCGCACCACCTGGCACGACGGGGTGCGCTTCGAGGAGGTGTCGGTGGGCTACCCGCGGGAGTGGCGCCGCCGTCCCAACCCGCCCGGCCGGCTGCGGCAGATCCTGCCCGTACCCGAGGAACCGCCCGCCGGGCCCAAGGGCGTCTTCCGGTTCTGA
- a CDS encoding glycine hydroxymethyltransferase, producing the protein MSPNAESTAFRSALEVIRAVEPRVADAIGAELADQRESLKLIASENYASPATLLAMGNWFSDKYAEGTVGRRFYAGCQNVDTVEALAAEHARELFGASHAYVQPHSGIDANLVAFWAILADRVESPALKKAQVRQVNDLTEADWFALRRELGNQRMLGMSLDAGGHLTHGFRPNISGKMFDQRSYGTDPATGLIDYDRVAEAAREFKPLILVAGYSAYPRKVNFRIMREIADSVGATFMVDMAHFAGLVAGKVFTGDFDPVPHAHIVTTTTHKSLRGPRGGMVLCGPELADQVDRGCPMVLGGPLPHVMAAKAVALAEARRPDFADYAQRIVDNAQALADGLTRRGAKLVTGGTDNHLVLIDVSGYGLTGRQAEQALLDSGIVTNRNAVPQDPNGAWYTSGIRIGTPALTTRGLGTAEMDATAELIHTVLSQTTSGESKAKYVLDPALADKVSKQATDLLGNFPLYPSVDLG; encoded by the coding sequence ATGTCGCCGAACGCCGAGTCCACCGCCTTCCGCAGCGCGCTGGAGGTCATCCGCGCCGTCGAGCCGCGGGTGGCCGACGCCATCGGGGCGGAGCTGGCCGACCAGCGCGAGTCGCTCAAGCTCATCGCCAGCGAGAACTACGCCTCCCCGGCCACCCTGCTGGCCATGGGGAACTGGTTCAGCGACAAGTACGCCGAGGGCACCGTCGGGCGCCGCTTCTACGCCGGCTGCCAGAACGTCGACACCGTCGAGGCGCTCGCCGCCGAGCACGCCCGCGAGCTCTTCGGCGCCAGCCACGCGTACGTGCAGCCGCACTCCGGCATCGACGCCAACCTGGTCGCCTTCTGGGCGATCCTGGCCGACCGGGTCGAGTCCCCCGCCCTGAAGAAGGCCCAGGTACGCCAGGTCAACGACCTGACCGAGGCGGACTGGTTCGCGCTGCGCCGGGAACTGGGCAACCAGCGGATGCTGGGCATGTCGCTGGACGCGGGCGGCCACCTCACCCACGGCTTCCGGCCGAACATCTCCGGCAAGATGTTCGACCAGCGCAGCTACGGCACCGACCCGGCGACCGGCCTGATCGACTACGACCGGGTGGCCGAGGCGGCCCGCGAGTTCAAGCCGCTGATCCTGGTCGCCGGTTACTCCGCGTACCCGCGGAAGGTGAACTTCCGGATCATGCGGGAGATCGCCGACTCGGTCGGCGCGACCTTCATGGTGGACATGGCGCACTTCGCCGGCCTGGTCGCGGGCAAGGTCTTCACCGGCGACTTCGACCCGGTGCCGCACGCGCACATCGTCACCACCACCACGCACAAGTCGCTGCGCGGCCCGCGCGGTGGCATGGTGCTCTGCGGCCCGGAGCTGGCCGACCAGGTCGACCGGGGTTGCCCGATGGTGCTCGGCGGCCCGCTGCCGCACGTGATGGCCGCCAAGGCCGTCGCGCTGGCCGAGGCCCGCCGCCCCGACTTCGCCGACTACGCCCAGCGGATCGTCGACAACGCGCAGGCGCTCGCCGACGGGCTGACCCGGCGCGGTGCGAAGCTGGTCACCGGCGGCACCGACAACCACCTGGTGCTGATCGACGTCTCCGGCTACGGCCTGACCGGCCGGCAGGCCGAGCAGGCGCTGCTGGACTCGGGCATCGTGACCAACCGCAACGCGGTCCCGCAGGACCCGAACGGCGCCTGGTACACCTCCGGCATCCGGATCGGCACCCCCGCGCTGACCACCCGGGGTCTCGGGACCGCCGAGATGGACGCGACCGCCGAGCTGATCCACACCGTGCTCAGCCAGACCACCTCCGGCGAGTCCAAGGCCAAGTACGTCCTCGACCCGGCCCTGGCCGACAAGGTGAGCAAGCAGGCCACCGACCTGCTCGGCAACTTCCCCCTCTACCCGAGCGTCGACCTCGGCTGA
- a CDS encoding alpha-hydroxy acid oxidase yields the protein MADTAPVSLADFAEAARAVLPASVWDFIDGGSGTETTLAANRAALDAVAVLPRVLTGVDTPATTARLLGREQALPVAVAPMAYQQLMHPDGEAGLAAAAAEAGVPYVASTLSSVPIEEITAAGGPVWFQLYWLRDRQLVCDLLDRAQAAGATAVMVTVDVPVLGRRLRDVRNSFALPPHVAAANLPGDRDDLAHAGVPGVSAVAAHTGAVFAPALSWADLDWLRARTTSALLVKGILDPRDAARAAQAGVDAVVVSNHGGRQLDGAPATARVLPEVVTAVDGRCQVLMDSGVRGGTDVLRALALGADGVLVGRPMLWALAAGGRAGARAALDVLAAELRDALTLAGCADPAAARALRTMTGG from the coding sequence ATGGCTGACACGGCACCGGTGAGCCTGGCCGACTTCGCCGAGGCGGCCCGCGCCGTGCTGCCGGCGTCGGTGTGGGACTTCATCGACGGGGGCAGCGGCACCGAGACCACGCTCGCCGCCAACCGGGCGGCCCTGGACGCGGTGGCGGTGCTGCCCCGGGTGCTCACCGGCGTCGACACCCCCGCCACCACGGCCCGGCTGCTCGGCCGGGAGCAGGCCCTGCCGGTGGCGGTGGCGCCGATGGCGTACCAGCAACTGATGCACCCCGACGGCGAGGCGGGGCTGGCCGCCGCGGCGGCCGAGGCCGGGGTGCCGTACGTGGCCAGCACGTTGAGCAGCGTGCCGATCGAGGAGATCACCGCGGCCGGTGGCCCGGTCTGGTTCCAGCTCTACTGGCTGCGGGACCGGCAGCTGGTCTGCGACCTGCTGGACCGGGCTCAGGCGGCCGGGGCCACCGCCGTGATGGTGACCGTGGACGTCCCGGTGCTGGGCCGGCGGCTGCGCGACGTACGCAACTCCTTCGCCCTGCCGCCGCACGTGGCCGCGGCGAACCTGCCCGGCGACCGCGACGACCTGGCGCACGCCGGCGTCCCCGGGGTGTCGGCGGTCGCCGCGCACACCGGCGCGGTCTTCGCACCCGCCCTGAGCTGGGCAGACCTGGACTGGCTGCGGGCCCGGACCACGTCTGCGCTGCTGGTGAAGGGGATCCTCGACCCGCGTGACGCGGCCCGGGCGGCGCAGGCCGGGGTGGACGCCGTGGTGGTCTCCAACCACGGTGGCCGGCAGCTCGACGGCGCGCCGGCGACCGCCCGGGTGCTGCCGGAGGTGGTGACGGCGGTCGACGGCCGCTGTCAGGTGCTGATGGACAGCGGCGTACGCGGCGGCACCGACGTGCTGCGGGCGCTGGCCCTGGGCGCCGACGGGGTGCTGGTGGGCCGGCCGATGCTCTGGGCGCTGGCCGCCGGCGGGCGGGCCGGGGCGCGGGCCGCGCTGGACGTGCTCGCCGCGGAGCTGCGCGACGCGCTGACCCTGGCCGGCTGCGCCGACCCGGCGGCGGCCCGGGCGCTGCGTACGATGACAGGAGGCTGA
- a CDS encoding alpha/beta hydrolase, with translation MSLDPQVVAYRAARAADNVPPLYTRTLAEARAADLAAIRAGGGAVEPVHEVRDTHVPGPGGDLPVRVYRPAGDGPLPTLVWFFGGGWTLGSVETSDGICRRLANATGCQVVTVGYRLAPEHRFPAAVHDCHAATSWIAGHAEEFGADPRRLAVGGDSAGGNLAAAVTLLARDAGPQLAAQLLVYPNTDQRPRPAPTGGPEDPLLFNRHSVDWYRGHYLADPADAADPLASPLLAEDLAGLPPALVITAEHDPLREEGERYADRLREAGVLTDLTRYPGMIHGFFAMPGAFDAAGRALDQAADFLRYRLRAADPVDKAGQGDPPPAGPGRPGSDTDG, from the coding sequence ATGTCCCTCGACCCGCAGGTGGTGGCGTACCGGGCGGCCCGCGCCGCCGACAACGTCCCACCGCTGTACACCCGGACGCTGGCCGAGGCCCGCGCCGCCGACCTGGCCGCGATCCGCGCCGGCGGCGGTGCCGTCGAGCCGGTGCACGAGGTACGCGACACCCACGTCCCCGGGCCCGGCGGCGACCTGCCGGTACGGGTGTACCGGCCGGCCGGCGACGGCCCGCTGCCCACCCTGGTCTGGTTCTTCGGCGGTGGCTGGACGCTGGGCAGCGTGGAGACCTCCGACGGGATCTGCCGCCGGCTCGCCAACGCCACCGGCTGCCAGGTGGTCACCGTCGGCTACCGGCTCGCCCCCGAGCACCGCTTCCCGGCCGCCGTGCACGACTGCCACGCGGCGACCAGCTGGATCGCCGGGCACGCCGAGGAGTTCGGCGCCGACCCGCGGCGGCTGGCCGTGGGCGGGGACAGCGCCGGCGGCAACCTCGCGGCGGCGGTCACCCTGCTCGCCCGCGACGCCGGCCCCCAGCTCGCCGCGCAACTGCTGGTCTATCCCAACACCGACCAGCGACCGCGGCCGGCGCCCACCGGGGGACCGGAGGATCCGTTGCTGTTCAACCGGCACTCGGTCGACTGGTACCGCGGGCACTACCTGGCCGACCCGGCGGATGCCGCCGACCCGTTGGCCTCGCCACTGCTCGCCGAGGACCTCGCCGGCCTGCCCCCGGCGTTGGTGATCACCGCCGAGCACGACCCGCTGCGCGAGGAGGGCGAGCGGTACGCCGACCGGCTGCGCGAGGCCGGCGTGCTCACCGACCTGACCCGCTACCCGGGCATGATCCACGGCTTCTTCGCCATGCCCGGCGCCTTCGACGCGGCCGGACGCGCCCTCGACCAGGCCGCCGACTTCCTCCGCTACCGGCTGCGCGCCGCCGACCCGGTGGACAAGGCGGGGCAGGGTGACCCGCCGCCGGCCGGCCCCGGGCGGCCCGGGTCGGACACCGATGGCTGA
- a CDS encoding cytochrome P450: MEFDEVLTGLYSEQGRQNPYPWYAALHEHGPIGAIPRRSEHSSVVAVAAGYDVVDRVLRDPQWYKQAPPGWQEQEILRTFNSSMMFVNPPDHTRMRAVFARTFTPRRLGALEPVIERVVGERLDAMAEAGAGGAEVDFVADFAYPVPALVMAEFIGLPEADLAWYRQRVDWIDEFMDVAGKTPQRLALANQAADELRGYYRDLIAHRRRRPGEDLISGLVEALDAGGMELTDEELISNLIVLFNASFVTTVYMFSNGLPLLLEHPDVVAALPGDDALARGCVDEVLRMESPVHFLARAAPADTELAGVPVGRDENVLLLIAGANRDPSRFPDPDRFDPHRTGPPSLAFGIGLHFCLGSAVSKLEGRLALPRLFQRFPRLAVTRTPDYSGSLFLRGIDKLFVTTGTR, translated from the coding sequence GTGGAGTTCGATGAGGTCCTGACCGGCCTGTACAGCGAGCAGGGGCGGCAGAACCCCTACCCGTGGTACGCGGCCCTGCACGAGCACGGCCCGATCGGGGCGATCCCGCGCCGGTCGGAGCACAGCAGCGTCGTCGCCGTCGCCGCCGGCTACGACGTGGTCGACCGGGTGCTGCGCGACCCGCAGTGGTACAAGCAGGCCCCGCCCGGCTGGCAGGAGCAGGAGATCCTGCGGACCTTCAACTCGTCGATGATGTTCGTCAACCCGCCTGACCACACCCGGATGCGGGCGGTGTTCGCCAGGACGTTCACCCCCCGCCGGCTGGGCGCGCTGGAGCCGGTGATCGAGCGGGTGGTCGGCGAGCGGCTGGACGCGATGGCCGAGGCCGGCGCCGGCGGCGCGGAGGTCGACTTCGTGGCCGACTTCGCCTACCCCGTACCGGCGCTGGTGATGGCCGAGTTCATCGGCCTGCCCGAGGCGGACCTGGCCTGGTACCGGCAGCGGGTCGACTGGATCGACGAGTTCATGGACGTCGCCGGCAAGACCCCGCAGCGCCTCGCCCTGGCCAACCAGGCCGCCGACGAGCTGCGCGGCTACTACCGGGACCTGATCGCCCACCGCCGCCGCCGGCCTGGCGAGGACCTGATCAGCGGCCTGGTCGAGGCGCTGGACGCCGGCGGGATGGAGCTGACCGACGAGGAGTTGATCAGCAACCTGATCGTGCTCTTCAACGCCAGCTTCGTCACCACCGTCTACATGTTCAGCAACGGACTGCCGCTGCTGCTGGAGCACCCGGACGTGGTCGCCGCGCTGCCCGGCGACGACGCGCTGGCCCGGGGCTGCGTGGACGAGGTGCTGCGGATGGAGAGCCCGGTGCACTTCCTGGCCCGGGCCGCGCCCGCCGACACCGAGCTGGCCGGCGTGCCGGTCGGCCGGGACGAGAACGTGCTGCTGCTGATCGCCGGGGCCAACCGCGACCCGTCCCGGTTCCCCGACCCCGACCGGTTCGACCCGCACCGCACCGGCCCACCGTCGCTGGCCTTCGGCATCGGGCTGCACTTCTGCCTCGGCTCGGCGGTGTCCAAGCTGGAGGGCCGGCTCGCGCTGCCCCGGCTCTTCCAGCGCTTCCCCCGGCTGGCGGTCACCCGTACCCCCGACTACAGCGGGAGCCTCTTCCTGCGCGGCATCGACAAGCTCTTCGTCACCACCGGCACCCGGTAG
- a CDS encoding SGNH/GDSL hydrolase family protein gives MASAATLLVAVTPAVTASAGPADLDAARHGRTEWAGSWAAAVTRGNTVGLTNTGLNNQSIRMNVQTTVGGDRVRIRLSNLYGEQAVKVGHATVARPDTTTPDDRSDIDTTTVHELTFNGATSATMNKGAELVSDPLDFPVGEQEDLVVTLFFPVLTGPVTFHGQARATNFIGQTDLTTVATSTEFTRKIDCCWMFLSGIDVERRMSPGSVVVLGDSIGDGNGSTVNADRRWPDLLAARLIDKRPDVRTPGVLNLSLSGNRLNHEGTEPGAGGFPGYYELGPNALARLNEDVFPQTGVRTVVTHLGINDIWMSDDSSEAIIATLRQLNQQVKARGLTSLVGTITPYEGNGGPGVWTPEKDATRQAVNAWLRGAGAAEFDGVIDFDAVLRDPERPSRLLPAYDAGDHIHPNDAGAQAMADAVPLRLLGL, from the coding sequence ATAGCTTCCGCGGCCACCCTGCTGGTGGCGGTCACCCCCGCGGTCACCGCCAGCGCCGGCCCCGCCGACCTGGACGCCGCCCGGCACGGGCGCACCGAGTGGGCGGGCAGCTGGGCCGCCGCGGTCACCCGGGGCAACACCGTCGGGCTGACCAACACCGGCCTGAACAACCAGAGCATCCGGATGAACGTGCAGACCACCGTCGGCGGCGACCGGGTCCGCATCCGGCTGTCCAACCTCTACGGCGAGCAGGCCGTCAAGGTCGGCCACGCCACCGTGGCCCGCCCGGACACCACGACGCCGGACGACCGCTCCGACATCGACACGACCACCGTGCACGAGCTGACCTTCAACGGGGCCACCTCGGCCACCATGAACAAGGGCGCCGAGCTGGTCAGCGACCCGCTGGACTTCCCGGTCGGCGAGCAGGAGGACCTGGTCGTCACCCTGTTCTTCCCGGTGCTCACCGGCCCGGTCACCTTCCACGGCCAGGCCCGGGCCACCAACTTCATCGGCCAGACCGACCTCACCACGGTCGCCACCAGCACCGAGTTCACCCGCAAGATCGACTGCTGCTGGATGTTCCTGTCCGGCATCGACGTGGAACGCCGGATGAGCCCCGGCTCGGTGGTGGTGCTCGGCGACTCGATCGGTGACGGCAACGGCAGCACCGTCAACGCCGACCGGCGCTGGCCCGACCTGCTCGCCGCCCGGCTGATCGACAAGCGGCCGGACGTACGCACCCCCGGCGTGCTCAACCTCAGCCTCTCCGGCAACCGGCTCAACCACGAGGGCACCGAGCCCGGGGCCGGCGGCTTCCCGGGCTACTACGAACTCGGCCCGAACGCCCTGGCCCGGCTCAACGAGGACGTCTTCCCGCAGACCGGCGTGCGGACCGTCGTCACCCACCTGGGCATCAACGACATCTGGATGTCCGACGACTCGTCCGAGGCGATCATCGCCACCCTGCGGCAGCTCAACCAGCAGGTCAAGGCCCGCGGCCTGACCAGCCTGGTTGGCACCATCACCCCCTACGAGGGCAACGGTGGCCCGGGGGTGTGGACGCCGGAGAAGGACGCCACCCGGCAGGCCGTCAACGCGTGGCTGCGCGGGGCGGGAGCGGCCGAGTTCGACGGGGTGATCGACTTCGACGCCGTGCTGCGCGACCCGGAGCGGCCCAGCCGGCTGCTGCCCGCGTACGACGCGGGGGACCACATCCACCCGAACGACGCCGGCGCACAGGCGATGGCGGACGCCGTGCCGCTGCGACTGCTCGGTCTGTGA
- a CDS encoding AMP-binding protein, whose amino-acid sequence MTDRPSSYVHRALELFAGFGDREALVGDGRRLTYADVAAEVRATAAALHGLGVRPGGAVLVMLGNAVEGPLVQLALHLLGCRTMWIAPVTSRREIDEFVRLAAPESFLYDARTGDGLGAELAAGLAGTPVFRLGGDGPGVDLVAEVAARLAAGPVADPAEGPAPESFLQTSGTTGTPKLVHHRQSFYDQILVLAAEFRAAGFPLLRHLSHSPMWLASGQITTLFNLFTGGVLFLRQRWDPAAFVATVPAERINSTFVTPPMLYEVLDHPTLDGADFSTMFMFNVGAGPAAPARLRQAIARFGPCLRIVYGLSEAVVICALPGLTDDPEHPERLRACGRPYGDVAVEIRDADGSVLPTGVDGEVWVRTKLSFAGYHGQPELTAETLVDGWVRTRDVGHLDADGYLYLVDRLADRILTRQRSWPIYSRPVEDVLAGHPQVRAAAVIGVPDPVAGELPYAYVVPAPGATVDGDELIALVTAELSETWAPGAVEFVDELPLNRSAKVDKLALRARYAATHGEDGRPLTGAAIGSPA is encoded by the coding sequence ATGACCGACCGACCGAGCTCGTACGTACACCGGGCGTTGGAGCTGTTCGCCGGGTTCGGCGACCGGGAGGCGCTGGTGGGCGACGGCCGCCGGCTGACCTACGCCGACGTGGCCGCGGAGGTCCGGGCGACCGCCGCGGCCCTGCACGGGCTGGGGGTCCGGCCGGGCGGCGCGGTGCTGGTGATGCTCGGCAACGCCGTCGAGGGGCCCCTGGTGCAGCTCGCCCTGCACCTGCTCGGGTGCCGGACGATGTGGATCGCGCCGGTGACCTCCCGCCGGGAGATCGACGAGTTCGTCCGGTTGGCCGCCCCGGAGTCGTTCCTCTACGACGCGCGCACCGGGGACGGGCTGGGCGCGGAGCTGGCCGCCGGGCTGGCCGGCACGCCGGTGTTCCGGCTCGGCGGCGACGGACCGGGCGTGGACCTGGTCGCCGAGGTGGCCGCGCGGCTGGCGGCCGGTCCCGTCGCGGACCCGGCGGAGGGCCCGGCGCCGGAGTCGTTCCTGCAGACCAGCGGGACCACCGGCACGCCGAAGCTGGTGCACCACCGGCAGAGCTTCTACGACCAGATCCTGGTGCTGGCCGCCGAGTTCCGGGCGGCCGGCTTCCCGCTGCTGCGGCACCTGTCCCACTCCCCGATGTGGCTGGCCAGCGGCCAGATCACCACCCTGTTCAACCTCTTCACCGGCGGCGTGCTCTTCCTGCGCCAGCGGTGGGATCCGGCGGCGTTCGTCGCCACGGTGCCGGCCGAGCGGATCAACTCGACCTTCGTCACCCCGCCGATGCTCTACGAGGTGCTCGACCATCCGACGCTGGACGGCGCCGACTTCTCGACCATGTTCATGTTCAACGTGGGCGCGGGGCCCGCGGCGCCGGCCCGGCTGCGCCAGGCGATCGCCCGCTTCGGCCCGTGCCTGCGCATCGTGTACGGGCTCAGCGAGGCCGTGGTGATCTGCGCGCTGCCCGGCCTGACCGACGACCCGGAGCACCCGGAGCGGCTGCGCGCCTGTGGCCGGCCGTACGGGGACGTGGCGGTGGAGATCCGCGACGCCGACGGCTCGGTGCTGCCGACGGGGGTCGACGGCGAGGTGTGGGTGCGGACCAAACTGAGCTTCGCCGGCTACCACGGCCAGCCGGAGCTGACCGCCGAGACCCTGGTCGACGGCTGGGTACGCACCCGCGACGTCGGCCACCTGGACGCCGACGGCTACCTGTACCTGGTGGACCGGCTGGCCGACCGGATCCTGACCCGGCAGCGCAGCTGGCCGATCTACTCCCGCCCGGTCGAGGACGTGCTGGCGGGGCATCCGCAGGTGCGGGCGGCCGCGGTGATCGGGGTGCCGGACCCGGTGGCCGGTGAGCTGCCGTACGCGTACGTGGTGCCGGCTCCCGGCGCCACGGTCGACGGGGACGAGCTGATCGCGCTGGTGACCGCCGAACTGAGCGAGACCTGGGCGCCCGGTGCGGTGGAGTTCGTCGACGAGCTGCCGTTGAACCGGTCGGCCAAGGTGGACAAGCTCGCCCTGCGGGCCCGGTACGCGGCCACCCACGGCGAGGACGGCCGGCCGCTGACCGGGGCGGCGATCGGCAGCCCGGCGTGA
- a CDS encoding MFS transporter: MTPRRQLYTLVGADLITNLGTRISIVAIPWLVLETTGSPTRMGLVAAAEALPYMLSSALATPWADRFGVRRTSIVVDAASAAVVAVVALAPWLGFGALVALVAVAGALRGIGDRVKHVMFRPAAQRAGVPLIRLTSAYDGLSRGITLFGAVLGGLLIDWVGVTRAIWIDAGTFAVCALIVALLVRPATVAAEPAPREPYLAALRGGFAHLRTDRSLLTMLLVVSALNLFANASIAVYIPLWVAEVLADPAGIGLLLGVFAGGALLGNLLFTVVGPRLPRRLLFALGVALSGTPRLLALALSDRLAVVVTVTFLSGVAIAAVNPLLGAALYERVPEALQTRVLGIAGSVAFLGLPVGALLGGASVDLFGFTPALLGMSVACVLLTVVPLAAVGDTERRPAAQPAEPSRV; encoded by the coding sequence GTGACGCCGCGCCGCCAGCTCTACACCCTGGTCGGCGCGGACCTGATCACCAACCTGGGCACCCGCATCTCGATCGTGGCCATCCCCTGGCTGGTGCTGGAGACCACCGGCAGTCCGACGAGGATGGGGCTGGTGGCCGCCGCGGAGGCCCTGCCGTACATGCTCTCCAGCGCGCTGGCGACCCCGTGGGCCGACCGGTTCGGGGTGCGCCGTACCTCGATCGTGGTGGACGCGGCGAGCGCGGCGGTGGTGGCGGTGGTGGCGCTCGCCCCGTGGTTGGGGTTCGGCGCGCTGGTGGCCCTGGTGGCGGTGGCCGGCGCGCTGCGTGGCATCGGCGACCGGGTGAAGCACGTGATGTTCCGGCCGGCCGCCCAGCGGGCGGGGGTGCCGCTGATCCGGTTGACCTCCGCCTACGACGGGCTCAGCCGGGGCATCACCCTGTTCGGGGCGGTGCTCGGGGGCCTGCTCATCGACTGGGTGGGGGTGACCCGGGCGATCTGGATCGACGCCGGCACCTTCGCGGTCTGCGCGCTGATCGTCGCGCTGCTGGTGCGCCCGGCGACGGTGGCGGCGGAGCCGGCGCCCCGGGAGCCGTACCTGGCGGCGCTGCGCGGCGGCTTCGCTCACCTGCGCACCGACCGGTCGCTGCTGACCATGCTGCTGGTGGTGTCGGCGTTGAACCTGTTCGCCAACGCCAGCATCGCGGTCTACATCCCGCTCTGGGTGGCCGAGGTGCTGGCCGACCCGGCGGGGATCGGGCTGCTGCTGGGGGTCTTCGCCGGCGGGGCCCTGCTGGGGAACCTGTTGTTCACCGTGGTCGGTCCGCGGCTGCCGCGCCGGCTGCTGTTCGCCCTCGGGGTGGCGTTGAGCGGCACGCCGCGGCTGCTGGCGCTGGCGCTCTCCGACCGGCTGGCGGTGGTGGTGACGGTGACGTTCCTGTCCGGGGTGGCGATCGCCGCGGTGAACCCGCTGCTGGGGGCGGCGCTCTACGAGCGGGTGCCGGAGGCGCTGCAGACTCGGGTGCTGGGGATCGCCGGTTCGGTGGCCTTCCTGGGCCTGCCGGTGGGCGCGCTGCTCGGCGGCGCGTCGGTGGACCTGTTCGGGTTCACCCCGGCGCTGCTGGGGATGTCGGTGGCCTGCGTGCTGCTGACCGTCGTGCCGCTGGCCGCCGTCGGGGACACCGAGCGCCGCCCGGCGGCGCAGCCGGCGGAGCCCTCGCGGGTATGA